GATCCACTTGCAGGCGTACAAAAGATCAAAGAGGATTAGAGGAAGCAGGAGCGCCATGACTAGCGCGAGTAGCTTCAGAGAGAGTAGAAACCATGCCTTTTTCCTTTATCGCCATACTGGTGGACCGTATATAACAGGCAGTTCCTGTCTCGGCTCGTTTaagaaaaaatagaaaattCCCTGAACACAGGTATCCTTTACCACAGTTCTCATGGTAATTGGTAAACACAAATGGATAGAAGCAACCCATCCAGGATGCTACACGCTCACACGCCAAGACGCAGACGAACAGAGCCAATCCAACTCTCAAATCCAACTAGCTAGCATTCTAGCAACCTTTAGCCACGAAGCGGAAGCACAACCACACGCACCAGCCTCGTCTTCCAGCCGTGCGTAAGCTAACCACGGCTCGGTGTGCGACCCAAGAGGCCAAAGACGAACCGGGAGTGCAGAGTACGCGCGCGGCTTCTCTCCTCAGAACGAGATGCTCCGGAGCTGGTCTGGGCGGCTCCTCCCTTCCAAACTCCGCTCCGCTCCCAGGCAGCCGGCGGCGTCGCCGGCCGTGGCAGACCTTCTCATGCGCCTCCGCGCGCCGTCGGCCCAGCCCCGGAGATGGTCAGCGACGTCGTCGGCGAACACCGCGCTCTTGAACGAACTCCCCATCTGATCGAACACACACACAGAGTCCACAAACAGGAGAGTTAAAAACTACGAACCGTGCAGTAAGCCTCCATCATCAGGAAATAAAGGATTTATGCATGAGACGCGTGGTTCTTCATTCTTCTATGGCGGCCTACTGACATGAGAGACGATGGCGTAGAGGGGGAGCGTGCTGTAGCTGCAGAGCACCTGGACGACGACGCTGGAGAACAAAACAAGTATGCTTCAGGTCGATGTGCATTGCATTGACCTGAAGAGGAGACTGAACGCATGCAGGATCTAGCCACCGTACCAGATGACGATCCTCGACACGCTGTACCCCGGTCTGTCCATGATGCAGGAGTTGACGCCGAACGTCGCCTGCGTTGCAGCAGCACACGGTCAAGGAGGACGATGTCAAGGTTTATTCTGAAGCATCCCCAACGGTAATAAAGCGATTGACTGGACTGTGTGGAGAAGGGTGACCTGTACGGTGTCTTAGGCAGGCTTACCAGTGTCCAGAAAAAATACGCGAACTCGAATGCGTTCTGGAACAGGATGAAGTGGATGAGGACGAGCACGAGCCGGGGGCTGTGGAACCAGAACAGCTCGTCGGAAGGGCGCACGACGATGCCCCCCTCCCCTTGCCCAGCGGCGTGCTTCGAGGCGACCTCGTAGGCCAGCTTGTTTATGATGTGCTCCAGCTTCGCCCCGATCAGAAGCAGCAACTGCAAACAGGAGAAACAACATGCATGAGTCAAAAaaaaacaacaaaaaaaaaacgagCGTTTCATACATCATCAGAACAGTATAGGCCGTCTATGCAACAGATAGCTGTTGTATCAGAGAACATATATGTACTGCTTCTAGCTCTGGAAGATAGTGCAGAAATGGAACTTACAGATAACGGGACCAACGAGATCCAGAAATAGGAGTGCCACCCTGAACCAAGAGATTGTAACAAATCATTGCCTCATTGTTCAACTTGTGTGTTATGCATGCTACTAAAAATGTATTAGGTAATGAGAAACATGAGAATGAGAAATGATGCAGAAAGAGTAAGCGCACCAGTGATGTTGACCAGCAAAAAGATCATCACGAATATCCAGTAATACCATCTGCATTAGAACGTACGAAGGCGGTTACTGATGTGCCAGTTGTAGCATAACTTCAGAAGCTTCCTAAGAAAAAAGCATAATTTCCAGGAACAGCAAAAAAGAAAGAATTATAACTTACTTTATGCCAACTACTCTCTTGAAATCTTTCTCCAGAGCTTTGATCATGTAATCATAAAAGTTGAACTTGTGGTGCCCCCTAAAGTGCTCCTGTCAACCAGGAGAGACATAGATCATAGTACAGAACCAAGCCTCACACAGAATAATGACAGTACTTACCATGACGAAGCCAAGCCTCATTGCGACATAGTCATCGTTGGATACTGATCCGTAGAACTGCTTGAAGAACGATCGCTGAAAGCAAGAAGAACACATCTAGTGAACTTCAGGCACTCATCATCAAGTAATTAGTACCAAAGCCATGATGAGGTTACAGTTGCAGACCATCCATATTATGACCCAGGCTACTTTCTCGCGCCCCTTGCACCGATCCTGGATGAACTTGATTTTCTGCACTCGCTTGATCATCTTCGGAGCTGCAGTTGATGGCGCATCAGTTATTCAGATATTCTCATCGTTCGAAGATGCCAACCGGTTCCGCAAAGAAAATAATGAACTTCAAATTGATGCTCATCCTTACCAGTGCTGCCCTCTTCCTGGATGCTGTTCTCCCAGTGCTTCCATTTCCTCATCTGAACATGTACACAGTATTAAATTGATTCTCATATGGAGTGTCAAACTGCATGTTAACTTTCTGAACTTAGAGAGATCAGGCCGTTGGGTGTAGATGGAATCAGCAAGCATGGAATGGACGGACCTGTAGGAGTCCCAGGAGCACGGTGACGGCGCTGAGAACGACATGCGTGATGGCCAGAACGAAGATGAAGATGTGCACCTGTTCCAAGGCGTGACGCGAGAGCAACGGGACTTTACCCTGAGAACAAAAAAAAAGGATCACGTTTGAAATCTTTTAGTTAGTTCTCATTCCACATTATTAAATTGTATtacctccgttccaaattacaGTTCGTTTTAACGTTTCTAAATGCATATATTTTGATATGCACCTAGATGAACACTATGTACCTAAAAAAGTAAAAAAGAATTGTAATTTGGGATGGAGAGAGTAGCATTGTATTATTCTTTGCTTTATgcaatgaaaaaaaaaactgtaATGAATTTGTTCGGGTGAAATATTCCAAACGTTGCACTACCAACCACCAAAAGCAGTATGGGTCAAGTTCTTTAGAAAAGCAAGGATGGATGCCTAACGAAAGTGAACCGCTCTATCCCTGCAAAACAATTACCAAGAATCTTAAAGCACCTTTAGCCTAATATTAGTGAGGTTAGGTTAGGATCGTCCCCAGCCCGAGTGCAAATACCTCTAGTCCCTCTATATATCGAGACATGGAAACACAAATAAGAAATCGCATTTTTTTCCAATATAAATCCTCTAGGAAACACAAATTTGACTAAACTACAAGCTGAAATTTACTTGCTGTAGTTCTGCAATGTCGTAGTAAAAAATAGTCTTAATATAATTCTACCCTCCTTCCGGAAATAAAAAAACATGATCGTTCCTAGCATGAGGACCGAGGATGAAATGCGTATGCACAAACCAATGTAACCTAAAAATTTGAATTGATGAAGCACAATTATTTATTTAAATTATATCTCTACCGGTATTCAAACTCAAGACATCTTACCGCGATATCATATTGGACTGTTGCACGCACCTACTTACTACCAGTTCAACCCaaaacttttaaacttttgataGAAAAGTGGATAATTCGCTTATATTACGACGGGGTTACCTTGCTTGAACAGTGACCAAAAGTCTCCCCTCCTTTGAGCATCCTCCTGCCGCCGCCAGCGAATGTGGAGGCGGCCCCGTagtgcgccgccgccgaggcctcGTTCCCACCTCGGCACGGCCGCCAGTGCTCCATGAGGCTCTCGTCGATGCAGATCTTCTGTATCAAGTCCTGGAAGACGACGAGCAGCAGCGAGACGAACCCGAGCAGCATCAGCTCTGAAAAAATGGTAACAGGAGCGTCCCACGGCTCAGAGCATCTACAAGGCAAATTAAACGCTGGACATTACGACGACGACCATCTCGAACCTTCTTTGAGCTTCAGCAACGCCTCGTACAGAGTCAACCTCCGACGCTCCAGTGCCTGCGCTCAGCGATACGCATCTCGATCGACTTGTCAGCTAGCTCCCATGATCGACCTGCAATGTCTTGTAAGCTatggcgggcgggcgcgggttCCTCACCTTGCCGAGGTGATGGAGCGCGCGCTCGAAGACGAGGGAGATCAGGACGATGACGGAGCACACGGACGCCACGATCCATGTCGGCGTCTGCTCCAGCGTCGCCTCCGACGACATGGCCGACATCGACGGCGACGGGTGATCTCAGCTGGCTCCTGAAACGAAGTGGTGCTAGCCGAGTACTGAAAAGCTCGTTCACGCAGGTGGATGATCGACTGATTGTGCTCCAGCCACTCATCACCCCCTTTTGACCATGGACCTCGTGCACATTGTTTTTCAGTGTATTTTTTTAGATGCTTTCTCGGTGTATACTGTACTGGTATGCTCCTTGTAGTTTTCTAACCAACACCCTAATAAAGGCGATATAAAGGAAGAGTCCTAAGATAACCGAGGGAATTTTATAAAAAGGCGGGTGCATGAAAGGCCGCCTGGTTTTTCAATTCCATCCATCGGCGCGGAAAAGGCTCGCGTCGCTGCATGGCACTAGCGTTTACTTCCACTGCAAGGCTGCAACCTGCATGCGAGAGCATGCAATGTAAGCCAGCGCATCAGCAGGAAGAACATGTAATCCTACACACGCTGCAGAGGGGAATCAGGTGCTCCCACCGGGCCCCACGCGAGAAAATAAGCTTTTGGTAATGCAAAGGTCTTTTTGTAGCACAGATATTCATCTTTCTTAGAAAAGGAAATGGTATTTGATTGGCCACTACATACTTACAGGCAGCTGAAtgtgatttatttatttttgacaaaaaaaaagaatgtgAATTTTCTAAGGCCAGACGAAGAACCGAGATCCGGACCAGCAGCAAGCAGCAGGCCAGGGGGAGCGTGGGCCTTGCCGGAACGTACTAGGACCGTATGTCCTGGCCCAGATGTAAGCGAGGCCCATAACCAACTGATGAAACCCAACAACACTAGCTTGCAACCCAGCCCACTCAAAAGCAAAGGTTTCGGTTCGGTAACCCCGGTCGAGTGGAACTCGCCGTCCTCTTCCTAATATCCTTCTCCCCCTTGCGCCGGCCGGCTGTGGCGATCGACGCTAGGCGACAATCCCGTCGACGCCGGCCCGCCTCCTCTCGAAGTAAGTCGCCACCGCCCGAGCAGCCTCTCCGCCGCGCACGCCTCCGTCGGTGCCTGGGTCCTCCCTGCCCCCCCGGAGCACGCTGCTCCACCCCTCCTCTCGTTGGTAAGCAAGTAAACCCTAGATTGGCTTGGATGCATCGGCCGCTCCGTCGTTTCCTTTCCGCGAGTGAGGGATCCGGATCGCTGCACCGCACCCGGGCTCCAGAATTCATCTGGTCCCCGTCGTGGGTTCGTCTGCTGCGTGTCAGGGTAGCCGATCCGATCTTGCTGGTAGTGGAGTTGGCAGTTGAGGTCTGCTGCTTCGATTTTGGCTAGATTTGGGTTTAGGGTATTTGATTATGGCCGCCAGGTTTAGCAATTTGTGTGGAAACTAGCTAAATTATCCCCTATTCTGGTGTCTGGTAGCTAGCTGTCCCCTACACTCTTCTCTGGGCACTGTTTAAAGATAGCTGTTTTGCACAACGTTGATTCCTGGCAGGGGTGCATCCAACAGGGTCACTGAGTGTGCCCAGGCACACCCAAAAGTTTATAAAGTTTACTAGGTATTACGGAGTAGGTGTGGAGTCCAACCGAGAAATGTAGAGCTTGGTGGTGTTCCAGTGAACAGATGAGCCAAAATATATGTGGTTTAGCCTGGCGCTCAAACCTGAAGCCATTGCTTACCTATGCCAACGAGCACTCTTCCACTTCAATTAGATGAGGCTTCAACCTCCAACAAGTAGCAGCACAATTGCTGTTGCTCTCCGATGATATGACTCCCGTAAATTGATGATTCACACTGGTAGATTACTGATTGGAATCAGGTGGTAGTAGAGGTTTCATAGATAAGCTTTATAAAATCTTTCCCATTCAAAACTTGCTTTTGGCATGAGGCCTCCaaattataatttttttacCAAGAGAGAGCAATTACACGTGCACCTAGAATCTTGTCCAAAATTCTGATTGCAATTTTTTAGTTGTTAGTTCTGCTACTCTGGTTAGTGTGTGCACCCATTGAAAAGCTTTTATATCTACCACTTTCCTGGATGTTATCTATTAAGTTAATAGTATTTGGTTGTCAGTCATAGTGGCATTGAAGTTTCCTAAGACTTGGAAGTATCATCTAATGTTGTTAGATGTAGTGGCCTCTCAATGATAATTTATTTGCTGCTGTGCCAATCTTCCACTTACAGTAACTCTGGATGGTTGATCTTTTCCGCATTGATAATTTTTTGCACACAAAACCTGATTATGCTTTTCTCCTTCTGAGTCTGTAACTTTGCTGCTGTCAGTCATAACATGGAAGCATGTGTTTCTTTTTGTTGTTTCTTCTGCTAACTTGTTGGTGTCACATAAGATCAATCGTGCATTTTTAATTAAATGATTAATAGCACAAAATTAGATTTCCTTGGAGCCAGAGGCCATCTGTAAATGGTGGTAGCTGGATCATATGTCTCATGCATGTACCACTATGTTGACACGTAATTTATGGCTGTAAAGAAATATATGCTTGCTAGATTCATCATTTTCTAACAGCTGGTACCTTATATTTGTTATGTTGGCTTGTAGGGAGTAATCATGTCTTCTTCAATGGAATCATCATACCTTCCTGCTACAACTGAGTCATTAGCCAAGGCTCAAGAGGCTAAGGATGCTTCAGAGTCCATTTCAATCCTTTACCGTGTCATTCAGGACCCATCTTCTTCTGCTGATGCACTGAGAACAAAAGAAGTTGCAATTACAAATCTTACAAACTACCTCACTAAAGAGAACCGAGCTGAGGAGTTACGTAATCTTTTGACCCAGCTCAGGCCATTTTTTGCAGTGATTCCTAAGGCAAAGACTGCAAAAATTGTCCGCGGGATAATTGATGCTGTTGCCAAGATACCTGGAACATCTGATCTTCAGATTTCACTCTGCAAGGAGATGGTGGAGTGGACCCGTGCAGAGAAGCGTACCTTCCTTCGGCAGCGAGTGGAGGCGAGGTTGGCGGCTCTCTTGTTAGAGAATCAGGAGTATACGGAAGCCCTTACCCTCCTTACTAGTCTTATTAAGGAAGTCAGGAGGCTTGATGACAA
The sequence above is drawn from the Panicum hallii strain FIL2 chromosome 7, PHallii_v3.1, whole genome shotgun sequence genome and encodes:
- the LOC112898779 gene encoding MLO-like protein 1 isoform X2 — encoded protein: MSAMSSEATLEQTPTWIVASVCSVIVLISLVFERALHHLGKALERRRLTLYEALLKLKEELMLLGFVSLLLVVFQDLIQKICIDESLMEHWRPCRGGNEASAAAHYGAASTFAGGGRRMLKGGETFGHCSSKGKVPLLSRHALEQVHIFIFVLAITHVVLSAVTVLLGLLQMRKWKHWENSIQEEGSTAPKMIKRVQKIKFIQDRCKGREKVAWVIIWMRSFFKQFYGSVSNDDYVAMRLGFVMEHFRGHHKFNFYDYMIKALEKDFKRVVGIKWYYWIFVMIFLLVNITGWHSYFWISLVPLSLLLLIGAKLEHIINKLAYEVASKHAAGQGEGGIVVRPSDELFWFHSPRLVLVLIHFILFQNAFEFAYFFWTLATFGVNSCIMDRPGYSVSRIVICVVVQMGSSFKSAVFADDVADHLRGWADGARRRMRRSATAGDAAGCLGAERSLEGRSRPDQLRSISF
- the LOC112898779 gene encoding MLO-like protein 1 isoform X1 codes for the protein MSAMSSEATLEQTPTWIVASVCSVIVLISLVFERALHHLGKALERRRLTLYEALLKLKEELMLLGFVSLLLVVFQDLIQKICIDESLMEHWRPCRGGNEASAAAHYGAASTFAGGGRRMLKGGETFGHCSSKGKVPLLSRHALEQVHIFIFVLAITHVVLSAVTVLLGLLQMRKWKHWENSIQEEGSTAPKMIKRVQKIKFIQDRCKGREKVAWVIIWMRSFFKQFYGSVSNDDYVAMRLGFVMEHFRGHHKFNFYDYMIKALEKDFKRVVGIKWYYWIFVMIFLLVNITGWHSYFWISLVPLSLLLLIGAKLEHIINKLAYEVASKHAAGQGEGGIVVRPSDELFWFHSPRLVLVLIHFILFQNAFEFAYFFWTLATFGVNSCIMDRPGYSVSRIVICVVVQVLCSYSTLPLYAIVSHMGSSFKSAVFADDVADHLRGWADGARRRMRRSATAGDAAGCLGAERSLEGRSRPDQLRSISF